Proteins encoded within one genomic window of Rossellomorea vietnamensis:
- a CDS encoding O-antigen ligase family protein, with protein sequence MSIKFSFHKNITFLISLLILVSLITYLPQTLALMKGSNIHTSEEAGLRFLREAILCIIVFYMIFWIKKYPSPSKSFLAVTIFFFCYTLLEIANMISKEYPLLVPISGLRIFQYTPIAYAGFILASNNYTVSLEKIANSLKFFLLIQLVAGIYQILNAPPFFGSTILGSRPFGTFSSPNIFGLTFASCGLLFYFTNNKKNNKWILLSLIGASISGSRSAFLGAVIILGFIFLFKLTKKSRLLFIPSIPLILTSIYFISRSPLISGRDIQGEPRFAVWDTILQNLNSSFDFLFGWGLGLGSNTVTNIFGYDFFDGQFFSDSVYIFVFSSYGIIGFLFYLAVLIFTLLYCKNMKSTLLIFFIAFYSNIFVIWEIFPANVILMLLWGWVLGDVKYSNKQTENNTLSLKLIPNAKSS encoded by the coding sequence ATGTCTATTAAATTCTCATTTCACAAGAATATTACTTTTCTTATATCCCTTCTCATATTAGTTTCATTAATTACCTATTTGCCACAGACTTTGGCACTCATGAAAGGCTCAAACATTCATACTTCTGAAGAAGCAGGCTTAAGATTTCTAAGAGAAGCTATATTATGTATTATTGTCTTCTATATGATTTTTTGGATTAAAAAATATCCATCTCCTTCTAAGTCATTTTTGGCAGTCACTATTTTCTTTTTCTGCTATACATTATTAGAAATAGCAAATATGATTTCTAAAGAGTATCCTTTACTGGTCCCTATTTCCGGCCTAAGGATTTTTCAATATACTCCTATTGCGTATGCAGGATTTATTTTAGCTTCGAATAACTATACTGTTTCATTGGAAAAAATCGCTAATTCGCTTAAATTTTTTCTCTTAATCCAATTAGTAGCTGGAATTTATCAAATATTAAATGCTCCTCCTTTTTTCGGATCAACTATTCTTGGAAGTAGACCTTTCGGTACGTTTTCAAGCCCAAATATATTCGGACTTACATTCGCTTCTTGTGGTCTTCTATTCTATTTCACTAATAACAAAAAAAATAATAAATGGATTCTATTAAGCTTGATTGGAGCCTCTATAAGTGGTTCAAGATCAGCTTTTCTTGGTGCGGTAATTATTTTGGGTTTTATATTTTTATTTAAATTGACCAAAAAAAGTAGATTATTATTTATTCCATCCATTCCATTGATATTAACCTCTATATATTTCATATCACGCTCCCCTTTAATAAGTGGTCGTGATATTCAAGGAGAGCCACGTTTCGCAGTTTGGGATACCATTTTACAAAACCTAAACTCTTCCTTTGACTTCTTATTTGGTTGGGGGTTAGGATTGGGATCTAATACTGTCACAAATATTTTTGGTTATGACTTTTTTGATGGACAGTTTTTCTCAGATAGTGTATATATTTTTGTTTTTAGTAGTTACGGCATAATTGGGTTTTTATTCTATTTAGCTGTATTAATTTTCACATTGCTATATTGTAAGAATATGAAGTCTACACTTTTAATATTTTTTATAGCATTTTATAGTAACATCTTTGTTATATGGGAAATATTTCCAGCCAACGTCATTTTGATGCTTCTATGGGGATGGGTTTTAGGGGATGTAAAATATTCAAATAAGCAAACTGAAAACAATACTTTATCCCTAAAGTTAATTCCAAACGCAAAAAGCTCATAA
- a CDS encoding LysM peptidoglycan-binding domain-containing protein, producing MKKTLVSVAATAVLSSSFVSYAAASTHKVESGDSLWLIATKYDTTIANLKSLNKLHSEMIFPNQVLKVAANGSQPPKASKPTKQTTGQTSANTYTIKSGDTLGQIAATHSITLNDLMSWNGLRNHLIYPGQVLKVSKAGTTTAPSKPAAPSPEKPAQDAHTSSYSVKSGDTLSHIGIKFGVTVAELKKLNGLSSDFLFIGQVLKVSNSGSQTAPAKPAPAPAKPQQNHSVTTYTVKSGDTLSYIGAAFGVSVSELKSLNGLSSDFLRVGQVLKVKGTKGTAQDVKPPASSSSSTFSVNKLLSEATSHIGTPYVWGGSSVGGFDCSGFIYYVFKEAGAKDVKRLSSEGYYSRSYYVNSPQPGDIVFFENTYKKGISHLGIYVGNNEFIHAGDNGVEISSLSNSYWKSKFDGFKRFYEL from the coding sequence GTGAAAAAGACATTAGTATCTGTAGCAGCTACGGCTGTTCTCTCGTCTTCGTTTGTTAGCTATGCCGCTGCAAGCACCCATAAGGTGGAATCAGGTGACTCCCTTTGGCTGATCGCAACTAAATACGACACTACCATCGCCAACTTGAAGAGCTTGAACAAGCTCCATTCGGAAATGATCTTTCCGAATCAGGTATTGAAGGTGGCAGCCAACGGGTCTCAACCTCCTAAAGCATCTAAGCCGACAAAGCAAACTACGGGGCAAACGTCCGCCAATACGTATACGATCAAATCCGGGGATACATTAGGTCAGATTGCTGCTACTCATTCTATTACGCTAAATGATTTAATGAGCTGGAATGGTTTACGTAATCACCTGATCTATCCAGGACAGGTATTAAAGGTGTCGAAAGCGGGAACCACGACTGCTCCAAGTAAACCGGCTGCGCCCTCACCTGAAAAGCCAGCTCAAGATGCTCACACTTCAAGCTATTCGGTGAAGTCAGGGGATACGTTATCTCATATCGGGATAAAATTCGGTGTGACTGTAGCAGAACTGAAAAAACTGAACGGTTTATCAAGTGATTTCCTGTTTATTGGACAAGTTCTGAAAGTGTCGAACTCAGGATCGCAGACTGCACCTGCCAAACCAGCACCCGCTCCTGCTAAACCGCAACAGAATCATTCAGTGACTACATACACGGTAAAGTCCGGTGATACCTTGTCTTATATCGGTGCAGCATTCGGTGTCAGCGTAAGCGAATTGAAGAGCCTGAACGGACTTTCGAGCGACTTCCTTCGTGTTGGACAGGTGTTAAAAGTAAAGGGAACAAAAGGGACGGCTCAAGACGTTAAGCCTCCTGCCTCAAGTTCATCATCCACTTTCTCTGTAAATAAATTATTAAGTGAGGCAACGTCTCATATAGGAACTCCTTATGTATGGGGAGGATCTTCGGTTGGCGGCTTTGATTGCAGTGGTTTCATCTACTACGTTTTCAAGGAAGCCGGAGCCAAGGATGTCAAGCGTCTTTCAAGTGAAGGGTATTATAGCCGTTCCTATTATGTGAATTCTCCTCAGCCGGGAGATATTGTATTCTTTGAAAATACATATAAAAAAGGCATTTCTCACTTAGGCATTTATGTAGGGAATAATGAATTCATACATGCAGGGGATAATGGAGTCGAAATATCCAGCCTGAGTAACTCCTACTGGAAATCCAAGTTTGATGGTTTTAAGAGATTTTATGAGTTATAA
- a CDS encoding CpsD/CapB family tyrosine-protein kinase: MNSNIRKLIAKVNPKSPVSEQYRTIRTNIQFSSVDQEYRSIMVSSAGPGEGKSTTAANLAVVFAQQGKTVLLVDADMRKPTVHYTFNFPNTTGLTNILSKQVSLKEAVKDSGVDRLHILSSGPVPPNPAELLSSRAMENFFEEAYQEYDLIIFDTPPVLVVTDAQIMANQCHGSILVVSSGKTEMEPAKKAKELLQSTKGKLLGCVLNNKKATETDYYYYYGN, from the coding sequence ATGAACTCAAATATACGTAAGCTAATAGCAAAAGTGAACCCGAAGTCTCCCGTCTCGGAGCAATACCGTACGATCCGTACCAATATTCAATTCTCATCCGTCGATCAGGAATACCGTTCAATCATGGTATCATCTGCAGGACCCGGAGAAGGAAAGTCTACAACAGCAGCGAATTTAGCCGTAGTCTTTGCTCAGCAGGGTAAGACGGTACTGCTTGTGGATGCAGATATGAGAAAGCCGACGGTTCACTATACGTTTAACTTCCCGAACACAACAGGATTGACGAATATCCTGTCGAAACAAGTGTCATTGAAGGAAGCCGTTAAAGACAGCGGGGTAGACAGGCTTCATATTCTTTCAAGCGGTCCGGTTCCACCAAATCCGGCAGAGCTTCTAAGTTCAAGAGCAATGGAGAACTTCTTTGAAGAAGCGTACCAAGAGTACGACTTGATCATATTTGATACCCCACCGGTACTGGTCGTAACCGATGCCCAAATTATGGCGAATCAGTGTCACGGAAGCATCCTTGTTGTTTCAAGCGGGAAAACGGAAATGGAACCAGCGAAGAAAGCGAAGGAGCTTCTGCAATCAACAAAGGGAAAATTGCTAGGATGCGTACTTAACAATAAAAAAGCTACCGAAACAGACTATTATTACTATTACGGAAATTAA
- a CDS encoding LytR family transcriptional regulator: protein MRTDRHQKKRKWPKVVGIIFLLLLVAGAGYAYSIYHSLSKTAETMNEEIDRPKSDKRAEEVKFEKKHPFSVLLLGVDERAGDRGRSDSMIVVTVNPHEKSTKMLSIPRDTRVEIVGKGTEDKINHAYAFGGVEMSMDTVENFLDIPIDYYAKINMEGFRDIVDAVGGVNVQNKFTFNYEGYTFKEGTLSLTGKEALAYSRMRYEDPRGDFGRQARQRQVIEAVIREGASVSSLWNYGDIFGAIGENVKTNLTLDEMVEIQKNYKSATGSISQSQIAGEGTKIGGIYYYLVPEEERQKVQSELKDHLDLNE from the coding sequence TTGAGAACGGATAGACATCAAAAAAAACGCAAGTGGCCGAAAGTGGTGGGCATTATCTTCCTCCTCCTTCTAGTAGCAGGGGCCGGATATGCCTATTCCATTTATCATTCCTTGAGTAAAACGGCTGAAACGATGAACGAAGAGATCGATCGACCGAAATCGGATAAACGAGCGGAAGAAGTGAAATTTGAGAAAAAGCATCCCTTTTCAGTTCTGCTTCTTGGAGTGGATGAGAGGGCCGGTGATAGGGGCCGTTCCGATTCCATGATTGTCGTAACGGTAAATCCTCATGAAAAATCAACGAAAATGCTTAGTATCCCCCGAGATACAAGAGTGGAAATTGTGGGTAAAGGAACAGAAGATAAAATTAACCATGCCTATGCTTTCGGCGGGGTTGAAATGTCCATGGATACTGTAGAGAATTTCCTTGATATCCCAATTGATTATTACGCCAAAATCAACATGGAAGGCTTTAGAGATATCGTAGATGCAGTTGGAGGCGTAAATGTACAAAACAAATTCACCTTCAACTACGAGGGGTACACATTTAAAGAAGGCACATTGTCCCTGACTGGGAAAGAAGCCCTTGCGTATTCCCGTATGCGTTATGAGGATCCAAGAGGAGACTTCGGAAGGCAGGCCCGGCAACGCCAGGTGATTGAAGCCGTAATCCGAGAAGGTGCCAGCGTCTCTTCACTTTGGAACTATGGCGATATTTTCGGAGCGATCGGTGAGAACGTAAAGACCAACCTAACGTTGGATGAAATGGTGGAAATTCAAAAGAACTATAAGAGTGCAACCGGAAGTATTTCTCAAAGCCAAATCGCAGGAGAAGGTACGAAAATCGGCGGCATTTACTACTATCTTGTGCCTGAAGAAGAAAGACAAAAAGTACAGAGTGAATTGAAGGATCATTTGGATTTGAATGAATAA
- a CDS encoding glycoside hydrolase family 55 protein → MKWYSILIFFCLLLLLSGIVNELENRLAPKVIDEVYSVKKFGAVGDGKNDDTEAIQRTIDSIDNSKGGLVYFPTGTYIISSTLLISEKSKVQISGEGFSSVIRAKGTNDKPISFPLITVSNQGSAKFIASDLLFQIIESDSDNASGILTKGSLTDVTIQNCWFTQTNMAVRGEFVTLNFSRNTIELNKSGGLVVEGDTFRKVIIADNHFFANNKAHIKLNNTNINEKSMNNITIIGNQFDQGLSSAYIAGFSPSGNAVDLNNISLFSISGNNFNGYTPSTNLIPAEKQDGHAIKAINSDNFTITGNTFSKYKKSAIYLDSSSNFNVDGIVNGFDEVGVVIVNSSDFDIEMNVSDSKQGVLIKGSKRFQVDGLFSGNTNKNLQILNSSQGEVSVLPD, encoded by the coding sequence ATGAAGTGGTACAGTATTTTGATATTTTTTTGTTTGTTATTATTGTTAAGTGGAATTGTAAACGAACTAGAAAATAGACTTGCTCCAAAAGTAATAGACGAGGTATATAGTGTAAAAAAATTTGGTGCTGTGGGTGATGGTAAAAACGATGACACCGAAGCTATACAAAGGACAATTGATTCTATTGACAATTCTAAAGGTGGATTAGTCTACTTTCCGACCGGAACGTATATAATTTCATCAACTTTGTTGATATCAGAAAAAAGTAAGGTTCAAATATCGGGGGAAGGGTTCTCAAGTGTTATCCGAGCTAAAGGTACAAATGATAAGCCAATATCATTTCCGTTAATCACAGTTTCTAATCAAGGAAGTGCAAAATTTATTGCTAGTGATTTATTATTTCAAATCATTGAATCAGATTCAGATAATGCTTCAGGTATACTAACTAAAGGAAGCCTGACAGATGTGACTATTCAAAATTGTTGGTTTACTCAAACCAATATGGCTGTTAGGGGAGAATTTGTCACACTTAATTTTTCTAGAAATACAATTGAATTAAACAAAAGTGGAGGATTAGTTGTTGAAGGAGATACCTTCAGAAAAGTCATTATCGCAGATAACCATTTTTTTGCTAATAATAAAGCTCATATAAAACTAAATAATACAAACATTAATGAAAAATCGATGAATAATATAACTATTATTGGAAATCAATTTGATCAAGGTTTATCCTCAGCATATATTGCAGGTTTCTCTCCTAGTGGAAATGCAGTTGATCTGAACAACATATCTTTATTCTCAATTAGCGGAAATAATTTTAACGGCTATACTCCAAGTACTAATCTCATACCAGCAGAAAAACAGGATGGCCATGCTATTAAAGCTATTAATAGTGATAATTTTACTATAACAGGTAACACTTTTTCTAAATATAAGAAATCTGCCATTTATTTGGATAGTTCTTCTAACTTCAATGTGGATGGAATAGTAAATGGATTTGATGAGGTAGGTGTTGTTATAGTTAATAGTTCTGATTTTGATATTGAAATGAATGTAAGTGATTCGAAACAGGGAGTATTAATAAAGGGTAGTAAAAGGTTTCAAGTGGACGGATTATTCAGTGGCAATACAAATAAGAATTTGCAAATTCTTAATTCAAGTCAAGGAGAAGTTAGTGTACTTCCGGATTGA
- a CDS encoding helix-turn-helix domain-containing protein: MDFGAVGRKIKELRKNSGLSQEELSDGICTQAQISKIEKGDVFPYASTLYQISQKLGVDVNYFFDIGTTPRLDYVQEVFKQLQIMRRSLRFEEMMDIVRTEEVNPLFLQNKKNMQLLLWHKGIYLWEVKKDLESSISTLREALEITHVKGKVMLEREIEILLTIGGIYYKENNEKALTVFEEAKGHIQTLPHINDYTLKTRLYYNMSRVLTKLSRINDSNKYCEDAIKWCLNKDSLYLLGELHYQIGYNLELLNQPLKAKSYMEKALIVFELQEDDKYINFIRNKIKELSEVN, from the coding sequence ATGGATTTTGGGGCAGTAGGAAGAAAGATAAAAGAGTTAAGAAAGAATAGTGGACTATCTCAAGAAGAATTGTCTGACGGAATTTGTACGCAGGCTCAAATCAGTAAGATTGAAAAGGGAGATGTTTTTCCTTATGCCTCTACATTATATCAAATTTCACAGAAGTTAGGGGTGGATGTCAACTACTTTTTTGATATCGGTACAACCCCCAGATTGGACTATGTGCAAGAAGTTTTTAAACAACTTCAAATCATGAGAAGAAGTCTGCGATTTGAAGAAATGATGGATATTGTACGGACAGAAGAAGTCAATCCGCTCTTCCTTCAAAATAAAAAGAATATGCAGCTGCTCCTTTGGCATAAAGGGATCTATCTTTGGGAAGTGAAGAAGGATCTTGAATCTTCCATTTCCACGTTAAGAGAAGCTTTAGAAATTACACATGTTAAGGGTAAAGTAATGTTAGAACGGGAAATTGAAATTCTCTTGACCATTGGGGGTATTTATTATAAGGAGAATAACGAAAAGGCATTGACGGTCTTTGAAGAAGCAAAAGGCCATATCCAAACGCTACCTCACATCAATGACTATACCCTTAAGACGAGACTATACTATAACATGTCGAGGGTGTTAACGAAGTTAAGCAGGATTAATGACTCTAATAAATATTGCGAGGATGCCATTAAATGGTGTTTAAACAAGGATAGTTTATATTTATTAGGAGAACTGCATTATCAAATCGGTTATAATTTAGAATTGTTGAATCAGCCATTGAAAGCGAAGAGCTATATGGAAAAAGCACTGATAGTGTTTGAACTCCAGGAAGATGATAAATACATTAACTTTATCCGAAATAAAATTAAAGAGCTGTCAGAGGTTAATTAA
- a CDS encoding tyrosine-protein phosphatase: MIDIHSHILPGIDDGANTIYDSIDMAKQAVSEGIHTIIATPHHRNGKYDNVKSDILSLVKEINDRFKEEQINLEVLPGQECRIYGEILEDYQKGDILPLNLVSQYLFIEFPSSSVPRYAEKLLYDIQVGGLTPVIVHPERNAELIERPEKLYKLVQGGAVTQLTASSLTGYFGKNIQKFSQQMINANLTHFIASDAHNIRNRTFKMEEAMDYIEKKYGVDMVYYFTENAELLVDGKNIYKEIPELIKKKKFLGIF; this comes from the coding sequence ATGATTGATATTCATAGCCATATTCTGCCGGGAATAGATGATGGTGCCAATACGATTTACGACAGTATCGATATGGCTAAGCAGGCTGTCTCGGAAGGAATCCATACAATCATTGCAACTCCTCATCACCGTAATGGAAAATACGACAACGTGAAGTCGGACATCCTGTCACTTGTGAAAGAAATAAATGATCGATTTAAAGAAGAACAGATCAACCTGGAAGTTCTTCCGGGACAAGAGTGCCGCATTTATGGTGAGATTTTAGAAGATTACCAAAAGGGAGACATCTTACCCCTAAACCTAGTATCCCAGTATCTTTTTATAGAATTCCCATCGAGTTCAGTTCCGAGATATGCGGAAAAGCTTCTATATGACATTCAGGTAGGGGGTCTGACCCCTGTCATCGTTCATCCCGAACGGAATGCCGAGCTGATCGAGCGACCGGAAAAGCTTTACAAGCTTGTACAAGGAGGAGCGGTTACGCAACTGACTGCATCAAGCCTGACAGGATACTTCGGCAAGAACATCCAGAAATTCTCACAGCAAATGATCAACGCCAACCTGACACACTTCATCGCATCAGATGCTCATAACATACGCAATCGCACCTTCAAAATGGAAGAGGCTATGGATTATATCGAGAAAAAGTACGGAGTAGACATGGTCTATTACTTTACAGAAAACGCAGAATTGCTGGTGGATGGAAAAAATATATATAAAGAAATACCTGAATTGATTAAGAAAAAGAAGTTCCTCGGAATCTTCTAA
- a CDS encoding SGNH/GDSL hydrolase family protein encodes MKKVFILFLLILCGGVIVYGNLHWKSMTSTSDVKSDTVAKEDEPKSVTDENSDSVEGDEKELAEMGNWPEDARALYKGKLEAGETFHVVLLGSTEMDSVENGWNDLVTSALEEEYGDTISVESLSYDLNTLDFVREEKYEEVGELQPGLVIFEPFVFQDNGNVLIEDTLQNIETIREEVKTLSPGASFVLTPPQPIYQPANYRAQVTAIKEFAEDNDIPYIDHWSNWPDVEDEEIKSYLDEVSSPNEKGHHAWAKGIIEFLIKK; translated from the coding sequence ATGAAAAAGGTCTTTATTTTGTTTTTACTTATATTATGTGGTGGTGTCATTGTATACGGAAACCTGCACTGGAAGTCTATGACGTCCACCTCAGATGTCAAATCAGATACTGTGGCTAAAGAAGATGAGCCCAAATCGGTTACTGATGAGAATTCCGATTCCGTTGAAGGCGATGAGAAAGAGCTGGCAGAGATGGGAAATTGGCCGGAAGACGCCCGTGCCCTTTATAAAGGAAAGCTTGAAGCAGGCGAAACATTCCATGTGGTCCTCTTAGGTTCAACTGAAATGGATTCGGTTGAGAACGGCTGGAATGACCTCGTGACGAGCGCTTTAGAAGAAGAATACGGTGACACCATATCCGTTGAAAGTCTGTCTTATGACCTCAACACACTTGATTTCGTCCGGGAAGAAAAGTATGAAGAGGTCGGGGAATTACAACCTGGGCTGGTCATCTTCGAGCCGTTTGTCTTCCAGGATAACGGAAACGTTCTGATTGAAGACACGCTTCAGAACATCGAAACCATCCGCGAGGAAGTAAAGACATTATCCCCCGGGGCTTCATTTGTTCTTACTCCCCCCCAACCCATTTACCAGCCGGCAAACTATAGGGCACAAGTTACGGCGATCAAGGAATTCGCCGAGGATAACGACATTCCGTATATCGACCATTGGTCAAACTGGCCGGATGTTGAAGATGAGGAAATCAAGTCTTATTTAGATGAAGTAAGCAGTCCTAACGAAAAGGGTCACCATGCTTGGGCTAAAGGGATCATTGAATTCCTGATCAAAAAGTAA
- a CDS encoding YveK family protein, translated as MEETISLKELIQTLKKRMSLIIILTLMAVLVSAAISYFALTPIYQSSTQLLVNKSNDDQQSFNVGEVQTNLQLINTYNVIMKSPAILDIVIDDLKLDMTTGALNEKVTVQSEKDSQVVNISVQDEDPKQAAAIANKIAEVFQTEIVKIMNVDNVSILAKAELGENPSPIKPQPLLNIAIALVVGLMAGVGLAFLLEFLDNTVKTEQDIEKGLELPVLGVIPTITDSEFQKVAHRQERTSRRRGESVGV; from the coding sequence ATGGAAGAAACCATCAGTTTAAAGGAGCTCATTCAGACGCTGAAAAAGCGCATGAGTCTCATCATCATACTGACCCTAATGGCAGTATTGGTAAGTGCGGCAATCAGCTATTTCGCCCTCACGCCAATCTATCAATCGTCCACTCAATTGCTCGTGAATAAATCGAATGACGACCAACAGTCATTTAATGTAGGAGAAGTGCAAACGAACCTGCAATTAATCAATACATATAATGTCATAATGAAGAGCCCTGCTATTCTGGATATTGTTATTGATGATCTTAAGTTGGATATGACAACCGGAGCACTGAATGAAAAAGTGACGGTGCAAAGTGAAAAAGATTCACAAGTGGTTAACATCTCTGTTCAGGATGAAGATCCTAAACAAGCGGCGGCCATCGCGAATAAAATTGCGGAAGTCTTCCAAACTGAAATTGTGAAAATCATGAACGTCGATAATGTGAGCATTCTTGCCAAGGCGGAGCTCGGGGAGAACCCTTCGCCAATTAAACCGCAGCCACTATTGAATATCGCCATAGCGCTTGTAGTGGGATTAATGGCAGGAGTAGGACTTGCCTTCTTATTAGAATTCTTGGATAACACAGTGAAAACAGAGCAAGACATAGAGAAAGGTCTCGAACTTCCTGTATTGGGAGTCATTCCAACGATTACCGATAGTGAATTTCAAAAGGTAGCTCATCGTCAGGAAAGAACGTCAAGACGCAGAGGTGAAAGTGTCGGTGTTTAA
- a CDS encoding cell wall-binding repeat-containing protein, translated as MIKKVGITLLLFSLVFSLIQMDQAKADTSVDRIFGESRYDTAGMISLRGWDQAETVVIASGETFPDALAGGPLAYQLDAPILLTYKHRLPAETRKFINILEAKQVYILGGVGAIDLYVEKQLKDLGLEITRIGGDDRFQTAAKIADYLPSDQAIVANGRNFPDALAVAPYAAKNGIPIVLTESTDLPESTKEITDEKEDTIIVGGKSVISSRVATDLPSSIRYGGADRYETAKNIIEGLPLGKETAYVATGGNFADALAGSVLAAKDNAPILLVKKDDIPPSIESLVNSYPSFSIFGGKNAISYKVEEQLVGSTEEFQFQGVHVDATEAFLRSVLGEPDRIDESRFNFDWYVYNEDPKTYIQFGVFHGIVVAMYSNSDSWTSQSGLKLGMNKPEVRSLMDQIGAEYDQGSDYVYDEKLIRLYYDQNDGDTLTGIFMVRQDFTMTNPDFNKENVRISMEKQLLDQGNALRARHFLEPLEEDSRAREVARAHSKDMAIRNFFSHDNPDGLTPFQRMEQAGISYSSAGENIAAGQLNAIAVHDAWVNSPGHRKNILSPLYEKLGVGTYYGGEYGVYYTQDFYTP; from the coding sequence TTGATAAAAAAAGTCGGAATCACACTTTTGTTATTCAGTCTTGTATTCAGTCTGATTCAGATGGACCAGGCAAAAGCAGATACGAGTGTAGATCGAATATTTGGCGAAAGCAGATATGATACAGCTGGAATGATTTCTCTAAGGGGATGGGATCAGGCGGAAACCGTTGTCATCGCCAGCGGGGAAACATTCCCGGACGCACTGGCAGGGGGCCCCCTTGCTTATCAATTGGATGCCCCAATCTTGCTGACCTATAAGCATCGGCTGCCCGCGGAAACAAGAAAGTTCATCAACATACTGGAAGCAAAGCAGGTATACATATTAGGCGGGGTCGGAGCGATTGACCTCTATGTGGAAAAGCAGCTAAAAGACTTAGGCTTGGAGATTACGAGAATCGGAGGAGATGACCGGTTTCAGACCGCTGCGAAAATAGCAGACTATCTCCCTTCTGATCAAGCCATCGTGGCAAACGGCCGCAACTTCCCGGATGCACTGGCAGTGGCACCATATGCCGCAAAGAACGGCATCCCGATTGTTTTAACGGAATCGACAGACTTACCTGAAAGTACTAAAGAAATAACAGATGAAAAAGAAGACACCATCATTGTAGGAGGGAAAAGCGTGATTTCTTCACGTGTCGCAACAGATCTTCCTTCTTCAATCCGCTATGGCGGTGCCGATCGTTATGAGACTGCAAAGAATATCATAGAAGGATTGCCCCTTGGGAAGGAAACGGCCTACGTCGCTACGGGCGGTAATTTCGCCGATGCACTGGCAGGGTCTGTTCTGGCGGCTAAAGACAACGCCCCGATTCTTCTAGTGAAGAAGGATGATATCCCTCCTTCCATTGAAAGTCTAGTAAACTCCTATCCATCGTTTTCGATCTTTGGCGGGAAAAATGCAATATCTTATAAAGTGGAAGAACAATTAGTAGGCAGTACCGAAGAGTTTCAGTTCCAGGGAGTCCATGTGGATGCGACAGAAGCATTTTTGCGTTCCGTCTTAGGAGAACCTGACCGAATCGATGAGAGCCGGTTCAACTTTGATTGGTATGTGTATAACGAAGATCCTAAAACATATATTCAATTTGGGGTATTTCACGGGATCGTGGTGGCGATGTACTCAAATTCCGATAGCTGGACGTCGCAGTCGGGTCTTAAGCTGGGCATGAACAAACCGGAAGTGCGGAGTCTCATGGATCAAATCGGTGCTGAGTATGACCAGGGAAGCGACTACGTCTATGATGAGAAGCTCATCCGTTTGTATTATGACCAGAACGACGGTGATACATTAACAGGGATTTTCATGGTCAGGCAGGACTTCACGATGACTAACCCTGATTTCAATAAAGAAAACGTAAGAATCAGTATGGAGAAACAACTTCTCGATCAAGGCAATGCATTGCGTGCCCGTCATTTCCTCGAGCCTCTCGAGGAAGATTCAAGGGCCCGGGAAGTGGCAAGGGCCCATAGTAAAGACATGGCCATCCGAAACTTCTTCAGTCATGATAACCCCGATGGCCTCACACCCTTTCAGAGAATGGAACAGGCGGGTATCTCCTACTCATCAGCAGGGGAAAACATCGCAGCGGGTCAGTTAAATGCCATAGCCGTCCATGACGCTTGGGTGAATTCACCCGGCCACCGCAAAAACATCCTCAGTCCCCTCTATGAAAAACTGGGAGTGGGTACATACTACGGAGGAGAGTACGGAGTGTACTACACCCAGGACTTCTACACACCATAA